A region of Littorina saxatilis isolate snail1 unplaced genomic scaffold, US_GU_Lsax_2.0 scaffold_639, whole genome shotgun sequence DNA encodes the following proteins:
- the LOC138954325 gene encoding uncharacterized protein — protein MIIPVFISSKTNPQKEHLVYALVDSMSDSTFVTEDAVTDLEAPCTPAKLRLTTLTNNSQLISCKKYSDLQVRRYGSNTYVSLPGSFSRNHIPVDESHIPTPETASCWPHLLGVKDLLVPKQSCPVGLLIGYNCPQALAPLQCITGDPNQPFAIETSLGWSIIGGPPPQVEPFDAFGKSHCVITKAVSHTGLVRHVYKTQVQEVTTGELLHLMERDFTDHDTQKMSQDDHSFLRILNEGIHQRSDGFYEMPLPFKQAHPNLCNNRQGALHRALSLQKQLLKRPTYREHYMSFMEDLIEQGEAEKVPQEELHSAGSKWYIPHHGVYHPEKPNKVRVVFDCSARYHGTSLNDHLLQGPDLINPLVGVLSRFRKGSIAFTCDVQKMYYQFRVPKEQQDYLRFLWWEGGDLSKPPVDYRMKVHLFGATSSPGCANFGLKQIGRDYRYLSETAADFLDRNFYVDDGLRAEETVAQAKEVISNAREICAKANLRLHKITSNSEEVVKTIPESERAGPTQTNVDIDNGSESMTLGLRWCTSDDTLRFKLRLKEKPQTRRGLLATVASVYDPLGLIAPVVLVGRQILQAMCKQNLGWDDRVPEDLRPLWERWIDDLQQLQNLQIPRCYHPASFGKPVKAQLHHFSDASTTGCGQCSYLRLENVTGDIHCALVMGKTRVVPLKPTTIPRLELQAATLSAKAATFLSSELDYPNLTHHFWTDSKVVLGYIKNESKRFHMFVANRVQQICQNSQPEQWNYVSTAENPADHASRGLTVNELKSSIWFSGPEFLWKREITPEDVKLEIPTDDVEVKSATTHFSHQSPTSFEDRVSRFSSYIKLVRAVAAIVKCCSRKKGKVLSELEARQRAERNLIHAIQDEFFTQSDQQTNPLRDLDPFKDDEGLLRVGGRLKKSSEPHRVKHPVILPKKSHLGRLVALDLHERIAHQGRNMTINEIRSKGFWITGCRHVVSSLISKCIKQRGKGKTQKMADLPEERVDASPPFTHCGLDCFGPFMIKEGRKELKRYGLLITCMASRAVHIEVLDDMSTDSFLNGLRCFIALRGKVRTIFSDQGTNFVGAKHELDRHFEQLNRKTILAKLLDLQCEFKFNPPSSSHMGGVWERQIRSVRSVLTGILDQSSTRLDTSSLRTLMYEVMAIINSRPLSVEHLERADGPLPLTPNHILTMKSGLIMPPPPGCFVKEDLYLNKRWKRVQFLADLFWTRWRKEYLQSLQGRSKWQKPQTNVAVDDIVLLQDESDCRNDWKIARIVEARPSKDGHVRKVKLLMSTSALDNQGKPVQQRTLLDRPIHKLVVLVKVEQPND, from the coding sequence ATGATCATTCCCGTTTTCATTTCGTCCAAAACAAACCCTCAAAAGGAACATTTAGTGTACGCTCTAGTTGACTCCATGTCGGATTCCACCTTTGTCACAGAGGACGCAGTCACCGACCTGGAAGCCCCCTGCACGCCTGCAAAACTTCGTCTGACGACACTAACCAACAACAGTCAGCTGATCAGCTGCAAGAAGTACAGTGACCTTCAGGTCAGACGTTACGGCTCGAACACTTATGTGAGTCTCCCTGGGTCATTTTCAAGAAACCACATTCCTGTGGATGAGTCGCACATCCCCACACCAGAAACTGCAAGCTGTTGGCCCCATCTTTTGGGAGTGAAGGACCTGCTGGTACCGAAACAAAGTTGTCCTGTGGGGCTGCTGATTGGATACAACTGCCCTCAAGCTCTAGCCCCTCTGCAGTGCATCACAGGAGATCCCAATCAACCTTTCGCCATAGAAACTAGTCTCGGTTGGAGCATCATCGGTGGGCCACCCCCTCAAGTCGAACCTTTCGATGCTTTCGGCAAAAGCCATTGTGTCATCACGAAAGCTGTGTCACACACAGGGTTAGTGAGACATGTATACAAGACACAAGTCCAGGAAGTCACTACTGGAGAACTGTTACATCTCATGGAGAGAGATTTCACTGATCACGACACTCAAAAGATGTCTCAGGATGATCACTCGTTTCTTCGAATTCTCAACGAAGGAATCCATCAAAGAAGCGATGGGTTCTATGAGATGCCACTTCCATTCAAACAAGCACATCCAAACCTATGCAACAATCGCCAAGGTGCTCTCCACCGCGCTCTATCCCTTCAGAAACAACTCTTGAAGAGACCTACATACAGAGAACACTACATGTCCTTCATGGAAGACCTGATCGAGCAAGGAGAAGCAGAGAAAGTTCCGCAAGAAGAATTGCACTCAGCTGGCTCGAAATGGTACATACCACATCACGGCGTTTACCACCCCGAAAAGCCCAACAAAGTTAGAGTAGTTTTCGACTGCAGCGCAAGATACCATGGAACCAGTCTGAATGACCATCTCCTGCAAGGTCCGGATTTGATCAACCCCCTCGTGGGTGTACTGAGCAGGTTTCGAAAAGGATCAATCGCCTTCACCTGCGATGTCCAGAAAATGTATTACCAATTTCGGGTACCCAAAGAACAGCAAGACTATCTTCGCTTCCTGTGGTGGGAGGGTGGAGATCTTTCCAAGCCTCCAGTCGACTACAGGATGAAAGTTCATCTGTTCGGCGCCACTTCGTCCCCTGGTTGCGCAAACTTTGGCCTAAAACAAATAGGCAGAGATTACAGATATCTGAGTGAGACGGCTGCAGACTTCCTGGACAGAAACTTCTACGTTGATGATGGGCTGAGAGCCGAAGAAACTGTGGCTCAAGCAAAAGAAGTCATCTCAAACGCCAGAGAGATCTGCGCCAAAGCCAATCTGCGGCTTCACAAGATCACTTCAAACAGCGAAGAAGTCGTGAAAACCATTCCAGAGTCCGAACGTGCGGGTCCAACACAGACGAATGTTGACATTGACAATGGTAGTGAATCCATGACCCTAGGCCTTCGGTGGTGCACTAGTGATGATACGCTCCGCTTCAAGCTTCGTCTAAAAGAGAAACCTCAAACTCGTAGAGGATTGCTTGCCACTGTAGCCTCGGTCTACGATCCCTTGGGGTTGATAGCTCCTGTAGTTCTAGTTGGAAGACAGATCCTGCAGGCCATGTGCAAACAAAATCTTGGCTGGGATGATCGTGTGCCAGAAGATCTTCGTCCTCTGTGGGAAAGGTGGATTGATGATTTGCAGCAACTGCAGAACCTACAGATTCCCCGCTGTTATCATCCAGCAAGTTTCGGCAAACCCGTCAAAGCACAGCTTCATCACTTCTCCGACGCATCAACAACTGGATGTGGACAGTGTTCGTACTTGAGGCTTGAAAATGTCACAGGAGACATTCATTGCGCTTTGGTGATGGGAAAGACAAGAGTCGTACCTCTGAAACCAACTACCATCCCCAGATTGGAACTCCAGGCCGCAACATTGTCTGCAAAGGCAGCTACGTTTCTCAGTTCAGAGCTAGATTACCCCAACCTGACTCATCACTTCTGGACTGACTCGAAAGTTGTTCTCGGCTACATCAAAAATGAAAGCAAACGGTTCCACATGTTCGTCGCAAATCGAGTCCAACAAATTTGTCAGAACTCGCAACCAGAGCAATGGAATTACGTCAGTACTGCCGAGAACCCAGCAGACCATGCATCGCGTGGACTCACCGTAAACGAACTGAAATCGTCAATCTGGTTCTCTGGTCCCGAGTTCCTTTGGAAACGAGAAATCACACCAGAAGATGTGAAACTTGAAATCCCCACAGATGACGTGGAAGTTAAGTCTGCCACGACCCACTTCTCACATCAGTCACCTACTAGCTTTGAAGATAGAGTCAGTAGGTTTTCGAGCTACATCAAACTCGTTCGAGCGGTCGCAGCAATCGTCAAGTGCTGCTCAAGGAAAAAGGGAAAAGTTCTCTCAGAGCTCGAGGCAAGGCAACGTGCAGAAAGGAACCTGATTCATGCAATTCAGGATGAGTTCTTTACACAATCAGACCAACAGACAAACCCCCTCAGAGATTTGGACCCCTTCAAAGACGATGAGGGCCTTTTACGGGTTGGAGGCAGATTGAAGAAATCGTCTGAACCACATAGAGTCAAACACCCCGTGATTCTTCCCAAGAAAAGTCATCTTGGTCGTCTGGTAGCACTCGATCTGCATGAAAGAATTGCACATCAGGGTCGAAACATGACTATCAACGAGATCCGTTCCAAGGGTTTTTGGATCACTGGCTGCAGACACGTTGTCTCCTCGTTGATCAGCAAATGCATCAAACAGCGAGGCAAAggaaaaacacagaaaatggCCGACCTTCCCGAAGAGAGGGTTGACGCTTCGCCGCCTTTTACGCACTGTGGGCTCGACTGCTTCGGCCCGTTCATGATAAAGGAAGGCCGCAAGGAATTGAAAAGGTACGGGTTACTCATCACGTGCATGGCGTCGAGAGCAGTCCACATTGAAGTTCTCGACGATATGAGTACTGACTCTTTTCTGAATGGTTTGAGGTGCTTCATAGCCTTGAGAGGCAAAGTTCGCACCATTTTCTCCGACCAGGGAACAAACTTTGTTGGAGCCAAACATGAGTTAGACAGACACTTTGAACAGctgaacagaaaaaccatatTGGCAAAGCTGCTCGATCTTCAGTGCGAGTTCAAATTCAACCCACCGTCATCAAGTCACATGGGCGGAGTTTGGGAAAGACAAATCCGATCTGTCCGTAGCGTTCTGACTGGCATCTTGGATCAATCGTCAACTCGACTGGACACCTCATCGTTGAGGACGCTTATGTATGAGGTCATGGCCATCATCAACAGTAGACCCCTATCTGTTGAACATCTTGAGAGAGCTGATGGTCCACTTCCTCTCACGCCAAATCACATCTTGACGATGAAGTCGGGTCTCATCATGCCT